Below is a window of Mauremys mutica isolate MM-2020 ecotype Southern chromosome 11, ASM2049712v1, whole genome shotgun sequence DNA.
TTTGGGGAGAGCCTGCAGGCTGGCCAGGGCCAGACTGATGGGGGACAGGGAGGACCCCATGGGCCCAACATAGCCCAGTACAATTAGGCAGCCCAGAACAACATGTGCCCGCGTCATGTCATTCCAAGGGGGTCTGAGGCCCAGTCCCACTTTTTGGTACAAAGAAGTTTTTTTTGGTATCAACCTTGATGTTCAGCGAGGTGAGGCAGCCTCCTGGCAGGAAGCAAAGGCGAGGAACACAGCGGGTGTGCGCCTCAGCAATAGACGCGCCTCTCTAAATTCCTTGTTTTGTGTCCTCCAAGCGTCCGTTCTATTGTTTCACTACCTGCATCACATTTTTTCTTGGTTCGCTAACCAGGCAAATAactcccaccacccccacccccaatgagttTTCCTACATGTGAAaggctgggctccagccccctgctcactctGTGCCCTGATGACTGCCAGGAAAAATAAATTGTAGATTTCAGCAATGGCACCAGTTTTATTCTTCATGTCACGGCCAAGAAAATTGCCCAAGTGaaggagccctgccccctccttcccacccccacccccccggctttTCTTCTGCTCCCTCTGTCTGCTTTAATCACGCAGTGGTTGCAAAAAAGAAATCCAGCTCACAAAGTGTTGACGGTTAAAAAGGCAGCGTGGCTAATAAactgcgggggtggggtggggcagtgagCACTGGCCAAAATTCCATCATTAGCAGCAGCTTCACAGGTTGGAGTTGGGCGCGGCCCAGGCGCTGCAACTGAAGAAGCAGTTTCTAGTCCCCAGGGCTGGTTCAGAGGCTCAGAGGATGGCGGTGGGTTGGTGGGCATGGGGCTGACTGCAGTTAACCCAGCCTGCCTCACCCTCCAGCTTGTGTGAGGGAGGGGCCAGCATGGCAAATGCTTTGTTCATTTCTGTTTAAGGTGAATTGGGATAACTCacattggcctgctcaacccagggttgtaagttcaaaccacaagggggccagttagggaactggggtaaaaaatttgtctgggggggttggtcctgctttgaacggggggttggactagatgacctcctgaggtcccttccacccctgatattctatgattctagcacTTAAATTCCTGTGCAAAACACCtggtgccgggggtggggggttgaactGCTGGCTCAAGCTGTAGCCAGCTCCACTGATGTTCTAAATGGCAATTTGTTTTAATGGGAGCAGGCTTGGGCCTGGATTGCAAGCTGACCCCCAGCCCTATGACGCCTGTGAACTTTGGGGAAGCTCCAATCCAGAGCTGGAAACAACTCCAAActtcccagctgctcccctcctCAGGCCTGTGCGTTCCTGCTCAAGGGTGGGGCGATGGGAAGGCAGGAGCCCAGCTCCAAGGGCCCAGAACTGGCTAGAGGCAAGTGTACAACCCTCTGAGGGTACAACCAACCAAGGTGACACATGTGAGTAGGTGACGCGCTGATGTCATCCTTCGCCGGCCAGTCCCTCTCTGGCTAGCTAGCTAAGCGGCTCCTCCTATCCCCGTTGGCAGACCCACCAGCCTCTCCGCTGACCTCAAGGAAGCTGGCATCTTTCCCCCTGGCTCTGCAGTGGGAACGGAAGCTTTGCTTCCCACGCTTCCCCTTTAATCCCTTTCCGGGAGCTGGCCCGAGCCCCAAAAAAGCATCGACAGTTAAGTCAGTCTCTGGTGGGATCAGGGATAGGGGCTGATTAGCTCTGgcatttcttgtgtcttgctgaGGCAGAACTCAGGCCCCCGTGCTCCCGTCTCTGCCCAACTAGGCTTTGTGCTGTAGCAGAGAATTGCACTCCTGGCCCAAAGCACTTCCCTCGGGGCAGCGGTGCCGCCGACCCGGCCCATAGCACTTCCTCTGGTGCTGCTGGAGGCGATGTCGCTGCAGGCATCACCGCTGTGGCCAGCTCCGGGTGGCTGCGCTGGTTATCTCCGATCAGAACAATAAATCAGAGCCCGGCTCAACAACACATCAAGATTTTATTAAGATCTTGTAAACAAATGATTGGGTATGAGAGCGACACTGTCTAGCCCTAGGGAAAAGGGCGAGCGGCAGCGCTGTCACACGGGCCTCGCAGACAAGGAGTCATTCCAGCCCAACCCACGGAGCCCTCGCCTGGCTGCTACTAGCCCAGCTTTGTGGGCTGCTCTTTCCCAGCCTCTTCAGGGAAGGGCCTTTACATTCCCAGCCACTGAATGGCACTTCCCCATGGACCCTACCCAGCTACCACACTGCGCTTACCCTGGGATCCCCACCCATCCATGGCACTGCAGTTATCCTGGGATCCCCACCCACCCAACTAACCACAGCACTGCCCttcccctgggatcccacccagCCACCGCAACCCTGGGATCCCCACCCACCCAACTAACCACAGCACTGCCCttcccctgggatcccacccagCCACCGCACTGCGCTTACCCAGCTACCGCACTGCACTTACCCTGGGATCCCCACCCACCCAACTAACCACAGCACTGCCCttcccctgggaccccacccacCCAACTATGACAATGCACTTACCCTAGGATCCCCACCCACCCATGGCACTGCACTTATCCTGGGATCCCCACTCACTCACCATGGCACTGCAGTTATCCTGGGATCTCCACCCACCCAACTATGGCACTGCACTTATCCTGGGAACCCCACCCAGCCACCGCACTTTACTTACCTTGGGACCCCCACCCACGGCACTGTACTTACTGTGGGAAGCCACTGACAAATATCCGTGTCATGCTGATGCCCCTGGATATTCATCTTACCCACATGCTGCAGGCACTGGCTATGCAAAGTCAGACAGTCTTTGGGTTGCGAGGGCTGAGGGTAGCTAGACTAGGACCGCATAAGATCTGCCAGTATCTGGCAAACACTGCCTGAATGCTTTGTTGGGTCGGGTTTTGGCTCCCTGGTGTGACCAGGAAAGGCCTGTGGCATTAGCCCAGTGTCTGTGTTTGCTCTGTGAGAGGAGCACCTGAAAAGTTGTTGGCTAAATCTTTCTGGCATGAGCTCAAAGCACATTACCACGCGAAGGCAGTGGTCTTAGCCCCAGCTTTCAGAGGAGGAACTGAGTGGCCCATGGTGATTAAGGTAACCCACCTCAGTGACCTGGCAAGTCTGGCAGCTGGGTGGTGACCCAGGGTCTCCTGACTCACAGGCTGGTGCTTTACTACACTGCACTGGCAGGCCCCAGAGATGGACGTGCACTTGCTGGAACACGCGAGGAAAGCTGCAGTTAGGCAGTGCTCCCAGCTGGCGCAGTACTCTGTTCGTGCCCCTTCTTCAGGCTGGGGGGCCATACAGGCCTAACGCCAGTCCTAGTTATCAAGGCTAGGGTCAATTGGTAACTAGCATTTGTCCTTATTTGTGGCACTTTATAATGTGCAGGCCAGATTAGCCTTAGGGTCGTCCAGCTGGGTCTCCAGCTACGAATAAAGGCCAACATtgtgagtgcccaacttgagtcACTGCAACCGGCGCTGGGTCTCAACCAGCTCGTCACACTTCTGAGCATCCAGCCCTTTCACGGGCTCTCAGGTTGGGCGCCCAAAAGCTGCCACTGCACCAACTCATGAGCTAGTTGCTTGTTTAGCCCTAGCCCCAGCTGGCAATCGTTCGTCTGGAAGAGCAGCTGCCATTTGGGCTgcgtggggatggggtgggggaggggagggggttgaggcCAGCGACTGGTGCAAGAGCAAGTGCGTGAAAAGCACAGAGGAGGCCCACACCACTGGTGGCGTGAGTGGTATGTTATCATTTGTGATCATgacccctctccccgcccccacaccccaTGGCCAGCATGCTGAGTGCAAAACACTCCTTTATTTGTTTTGAAGCTTCTTGAGAAGAGCAAAAGACTTTTGAGGCCAGCTGATTGTCGGGCCACTGCCATCTGCAGCAAATGCCTCGCTGgcctttggtggtggtggtttaagCTGTGTGTTGAATTAGGCCTTTTAATGCCAGTATTAAAAAGGGTAACTGGAAATCAATTTTCCAGCCCTTTCAAACTGCCCATGTTAATAGCCAACCAGGAACATGGAGTCTATGGCATCTGCTTGGGAATGGTGGACTCTGATGTGCTGATGGGCTGATGCTTTAATTGTCCACAGCCTGGAGGAAGGGGCAACGCCAGGCAGCCTAGAGGTTTGGGTTTATCTTTCTTCTCTCATGGGGGCACAAGGACTTTCTGGCTCCCTAGTGCACCCCGCCACTTGGGCACTTAGGCAAAGGCCAGGCATGATCTGGctttgagtaatttagtatcacaACACCCTCCGTTAGTATTATCAGCCCCCAACAGAAAAATGGGGACACTGTGGTGCAGCGAGGCAAAGTATCTTGACTGAGGTAATTCAGCATGTCAGTGGCAGAGTAGCCCATACAGCGTAAGAGTCCTGGCTCGCCATCCTTTGATCTAGCCACCAAGTGCTGCCTCTCAATCTTAGTGTGTCTTACAGCTGTACAGGGTAGCACCTTTCTTCCCCAAAGATGCCTAAGCGATTACAAATTGTGCAGATGATAATCAGCCACTGAAATGCAACAATGTCTGGGGGTGGGACATGGCAGCAGTTTAGCAGTGCACTGCACCACTACCAAACAGCTGAGAATAGGAACTGAAGCATCCCAGCACTGACTGAAACTGCAGCAGGAAGACACAGCAGACTGGCCGCAAATCTGTGAGCAGGTGCAATGAAACCCTCCAGTTCAGTAACGGTGAGAAAAATCTTTCGCACAGCATGGCTCACAGGTGGCAGTTACATTTGTGTCTCTAAGTAAAGCTGTGAGCTGCTGGAGGCCTGAGGAGTGGGGCCTATATTGTGTGGGAATGTTTTCTGCTCAGATGGCCTGAGGGACAATTAAACCAATGCTATTTCTGCCAGCATGAACCATCTGGCATTACAAGGAGAGCGAGGTGTGGTCCTGCCCCTAGTGCCGAGCACCCCTTAACCTTGCGGACCATCAGATCTGGTCTCCAGCTCTGTAACGGGCTCCGCCAACCTCCTGTTCATAGCGCTGCTGAATGCTAGGGCCTGAGCGGAACACCTGGCTCCAGAGTTCAGCTGGGGCCTGAGAATGGAGCATGGACAGTAACAATGGTAGAGTGATTCCAGGTGGGATTAAGATTAAATGAGGTCTGAATATGCCCAGGGTGGGAGAAGCCTCGgtaacccccagccctgccaggccTTTGTGTAGACTccgggcctgcctgcctgccagggtCGGTGTGATCACATTGCAAGTGACCTGTCAGTTGGCCTTGGAGCTGAAGTTGCCAGGAGTTTCTCGGCCACTGAGGCAAAGCTGCCCAGTGAAACCCTGGAAAAAGGAGTGTCCCTTTGCCATTGGCCacgatgctgctgctgctgacctgACTATGTCTGCTGTCCTGCAGGAGGAGCAGTTCACCGAGCAACCACTCTGCAGTGGGGCAGACCTGCCCCAGTGTGCACCCTTGCCGGCAGACCAGGGCTGAGGAATCCTTGCAGCCCCATGGCCCAAGCACTGTGGGGGCATTTAAGTTAGGGTTAGGTCCTGATGTCCCAAGGCTCCTGCCCTTGGATTTGGTTTGAATGGCTGTTAGCTCTCCAGTGTGTTAGCCTGTGACTAGCCCAGCTGCTGAATGGCCAGAGTGCACCGCCCAGGCATTGGCCGTGGAATCACAGTTCCATTCACCTTGCTACATACTCATTGGACGTGCTGCTGGGAATATATAGGTAACACTGGATCATCTGGCAGGAAACAGCAAGCATGGGACTAGGAAAGATTTCAGAGACAATCTGCAGGCTGTAAAGATTCATTTACCAGATCTGAGCTGTCGGGGCTTGTTTTGTAGCTATAACAACAATTATAATGATGAATTAATACACACGTTAGCACCTTTCAGCCATAGACCTCAAGGCAGTTTACAAAGGCAGGCAGGTCTGATTAGCTCCATTTCACACCTGGGGACACCAAGGCATGGCGGAAAGCAGTGACTtgctgagtcagtggcagggctggcaaTAGAAGCTAGGTCCCCTGTCTTGTGTTGCAATCCATGGTCCAATATCTTGAGTTATTCCTGGCTTGTATGGCCACCCAATGCACCAATCCAATATGGCACGGGGATGTCAGGAGGTAGAATGTAATACTCCAAGCTGCAAGTATATTGGGAACACCAGGTTTAACTTCCCCGGTGTGAAAAGGGCCATTAATGACTGAGTGCGCTGAGTGCTTTGGCTTGAGATCTTCTATGGAAGATGTGCTAGATCTGGGCTCTCTCAGGACCCTTTGGATTTTGCCTTGTTTCTCTGGGGTGAGGTGATGGCCCAACATTTAACGTCAGAGGCAAAAGTGGCAGGAGAGTCTATGTTGTGGTAGAAGCATAGTGAGATCACCACGAAGCCTGGCTGTGAAGGATACCCAGAACATGCTCAATTCACAGCAGAGCTGAGATGTATGAGGGACTCATTTGTCACAGGGGGGTCTCAGAGCCCTAGCAAGGCTGGGAATAATATAATGAACTTCCCCACCCTGCGCAGCATTAGGCCAAGGGCAACAGGAACAAAGGGAGGGAGAAATGACTGAGGCTTTGAGACTAAGGGCCTGAGAAAGAGGCAGCACTGACCTCACTGCTGGGTTCCCCTCAGCTTAGGTCACAGCGGAGTGACACTGGAAATGTCATGGCACATCATCAAACCAGCTAATAATTCAGCCTGGTTGGCACGTGTGCGTCGGGGAGGCTGAGGACTGCAAGAGCAGCGGTCACTGCACGGCAGGATTGAGGTGCGTTGGCAGAGCTCTGTGGGAAGCCAGCACTGGATGGTAGGGCAGGAGTGTAAGTGTGCTACGGCCTACCGCCAGAGCAGCAGGGATAGTGCAGGGTAGGGCGAGGTGCATTGGGAGTCTCCAATAGCAGGATACATTTGGTGCATTGGCAGAGCGGTGTGGTGTCTGTGGCTGGCAGAACTGCGACTCAGATGCAGATACTGAGCGAGCCCCACTGCAAACGCACAGCGTGGTGCCAGCCATCATTCTGTACCCAGCAGATGGGCCCCACGGACACTGTAAAAGCTCTGCGGATGCTCAAACCTTTTGTGGGGCTTCCACTCCCATATTTCTCCCTTGCATTCACCTCTACTACTGCTGCATTCAAGGATTAAGTTGGAAATTTCATTAGCCCCCTTTGATACCTCCCCACCTAGCCATTGGTGTGATCAGATGCAGGGCACAGCCCCTGCGGTCACTGAATGCTGTGCTGTTGGTTTCTCCATCACTTCCCTTTGCGTCCTCTAGGTTTGCACTGTTAGGTGTGGATGGAGGAGCAGAGACCGGCGGGCAACCAGCCAGTTCTCGTGTGGGACATTTGGAATGATTGGTCTGTTTCATGCTCTGATCATTGTGGAGTGCCATCATGAACTGCGATTCTCTCGCCATTCACAAAGTGGGTACCACACACCAATGTGAGCTGCACCTCAATGTAAAGCTAAAGCCTGAAGCCTCAAAGCTTTTAAAGCTTCAAACATTTTTTGCAAGGAATCATTCTGCAACAGGGTGGATATTGCCTCACTCCATGGCTGCCACAGCTGGCCTAGGGCTCAGCTCTGATGGGATTTCCATTTAAAGTGACAGGACACTATTAATAATCTCTCCCTCTGCTTGGGAGCTGAGCAATGCAGCCAGCCTCTTCCGAAATGTACAAATGAGAATCATATTTAATTAAACACCTCCAAAGGCCTAGATATTGGGATAAGCTGAATGGCGGGGGAGAGGTCTGAAGCTTCTTTGATAAAGCTTTGTTTTCAAAGCTTATTTTAAAGCATATCTTTTCCCCTTGTCTCTGGGGCActtaatttctctctccctctgcggTTGCCCTTCTCACTCGATGCTTTAATTTATTCACCATACAATGTCTTTACACCCCTGCTTGCTGTAATTCACACCATAATCTCTACACAGTATTCCACTCTGCTGAGCATTCTGGGACTCTGCTTGTATGAGCGGCACCCAAGTAAAGCTGCAGCAatcccagctctgtcccccacGGGGCACTCTGAATAGAGCCTCAGCACACAGAGAAAAGGGGGCAAGATTTGGCTATACGGGTCAACGGCCACAGCTACAAAACCCTTCCAGTTCCGGTGTATGGTGTGCAGCCACACCCGCTATTGGAATGCATATAGGAACCATCACTTGAGGAAGCACACACCTTCTGTAGCACAGACTGGCTCTTCAATACCCCTTCTTCTTTAAAATAACCCAATTATATCCAATGAAAATGGAGACTCTTTGCTAGCACCGAGCACCAGGGAATGATGCTATTGTGTaaataggcttggaagaattcgtttttttatcggtaaatgtcagtaaacgtcGATTTCACTGGACACATACAAAACGAGGCAACAAGTATTTCCCTTGATGATGATGCtttaaatgtacagataggcaaagtaagaaaaaggcAGCTTGAAAACTTAGAGTGAAACTCCAGTGATTTAGGCTTTTGAATCaggcttgttacaaatggactagCAAACGGACGGTTAAAAAGAGGAGGGGATTtgttgatttaaggctatttatttagtatattttgacatgtgattgtgacaatttgtgttttaatgcttATAAAGCTTTAGCTTTTTAAATCTCAGTAGCGACTGACGTTAAATAATTGCCTGACTCTGCAATTAAAAATTTAAATGGCTAAAAATAGCGAAACGTAGTCAAACCCTGTAATTTTGTGCAAttgtaaaaatttaaaaatcgATAAAGATCTAAAAAAAGGCTTAAGATAATCAATatcatctgtcaaaattataaaagaataaaatttgaattctgccaagcctatctaTGAACCATTAGGTGCCCAGCTACTCGTGGTGACAGGCACATCGGAGAGAAATGTCTAGGTTAAATAGCTAGAAAACAGCTagcatcacccccaccccactgctgccACTTCTCAAACTACCCTGCTCACATGCCCCCTCCTGGCACCAGCATTTAGATCTTCCAGCCAAGATCTCCTGCCTGTTTGGAAGCTAAAGGCCCAGCAAATACCTGACCGCTTGAGAGCGAGTTTGGCTACCAGCTGTCAGAGATAAAAAAATTCTGCGAGAGCCATCACCAGCATGGGGCTCCGGGAACCTGAAAGAATGACAAGGAGTTCCCTGCTGTGGTGGGCATAGGTGGATGTGTTGGCTACTAGATTCCTTCTGGTGAACAGAGGTGGTCTAGGAGTACAAGTACTAGAGTATGGGGTAGGTGACGCAGCCTTTCCATCCCAACCCCAGTACCAACTTCTGCCCTCCTCACACCACTAAAGTCAACGAGAGGTTGTGTGGATGTAACAGTGCAGAGCTCGGCTCAGGGAACCTCCCCCTCCTCAGTCTGATTGCACCAGTCCAGCTGGAGGAAGTCCATTCTCTGTCTGACAGCAGCAGAGATGCCATTAGTCAGAACCCTGGGAATCTGCTCTCTGCGCCTGACTCTGATCCATGTACAGCCATGCAAATCAGGAGTCATTCTGCTGAAGATAGGGGAGTTATGGGAGGATGAGGCCAGAGCAAGAGCAGCATCAAGCCCCCTGTCTGACAGTGGATTCAACCAACTCCATTACTCACAGCTGCAGAGAAAGAGCCCTCTCCCTGCCTAACACCCATGGAGTAATTAAATCACAGGCCTCCTTCCACCTGTTGGTCACAGGGAAACCACAGGCTAGCATTCCAGGGAAAGGCCCAGCTGGGATACATTTCAGAGCAGTGGAACCTAACCCTGATAGATTCCCCAGTCTTTGGTTTTAACTGAGTCTTGCCTTTGTCAATTAGCATAGGGGAGAAACCCAGAGAGGCTATTCTGCTGGCCAGGGAACCGGCTGAGTCACAGGCTATTTACTGGTATATAGACACAGCAGATCTGAAATCCAGATACTGACTAGCTTCCCCAGGACTAATGGGAAACGGGTGTAGAGCACTTCGAACCTTGAGCTGGTCATAGGGAAAGGCCTTAGCCTAACTGGTGATAATTTACTTTTTATCTAAAAGGGAACACCAACACTTGGGGCTGAATTCCGGCTGTACTTATCCCCTGGCAACCCCGTTCACTTCAGAGGTGTGACTGAGGGCACAAGTCACAGCAGAATTTGTTCTTTGCTCTCTGCTGAGCCAACAGCCTTTTCCCCAGTGCAACTGGGCTCTGGCTCGCACTAGGAGCTGTGTGGATGGAAGCCCcagtttttttctttctgagaccaCTAGGAACCGCCTTCAGGGGAGAGTCAGAagaggagaggaagaaaaataaaactcaATCAGATACAGAACTGGACAGATCAAGAAGTCAAGATTTTGCATTCCAACTATCTATAGGAAATagggaggttgttttttttatttcaacttttttcataaaaatccataattatttaaatcaaagttaCAGAGGAAAGTTCGTAactttttattgatttattttctttttttatttttctttttttgtttgtttgttttcccctctcATCATTAGATCTGACACCGGCGTCCGTCAGACTACTTCCTTACAAACATGGGAGTCCTGGAGACATCAGCAGAATGTTCTCCTGGTATAAAGAGGTGGAAGAGGTGGTGGTGCGGAGAGGCGGGGTTAGAACGAGAGGGGAGgggtggttcagaggaggagagagGTCGGTATGTTTGTAGCAACGttcttcttttgttttgtttttaaaaaaaactttattatTTGCAAATTGCTTCGGGTTAGATCATTTTCATGTTGAACTTGCGCGGCGCATCAGCAGAGCTGATGCCGGCGTCAGACTTGCGTGGCACATACTCGATCTCGATGTTGTGCTTTGTGTTGCCTTTCCCCCGGCTCCACAGGAAGAGAAGCACCAGACAGAATAGCACCACGCCCAGGAAGGAGATGAATCCCATGGTGGTGGCGATGATCAGAGTCTTGATGTCAAAGGGGAAAGGCACGGTGGCACGCGTGCTGTTGGCATCGCTCTCATTGGGTTGGTTGGAGATGAAAGCAAAGGTCTTGTTGGGCTGATGGGGCCAATCTGGGGAGTAGCTCCGCACGTGAAGGTGCGCCAGCATGGTGTCATTGCCACCCGCATTGCTGGCGATGCATAGGTAGGTGCCATTGTCCTGGATCTGGGCATAGCGCACCTCCAGAGTGCCGTCGGGAAAGACGGTGAGCCGCCCACTGGTTTTGGTAGAGATGAGGTGCTTTCTGGGAGAGAGCCACATGATCGTGGGGGGCGGATCCCCATCTGCCCGGCAGATAAAATGTACCGTATGGCCCTCATCCACAAAGATCTGCTGCGGCTTACGGTCCCGTATGCGCGCCCGGCGGCAGGTGAAATAGTTGGGCAGGAGCACGTCGGGGAAGTCCTTGAACTCCTTCCCCTGGACGAACTCAGGGGTGGAGCAGGTGGGCTGCTGCTTGTTGAAGTTCAACCTCCAGCGGCGTCGGAAAACCCAAAGCAGCCGGCAGTCGCACGCCAAAGGGTTATTATCCAAAATGAGCGTCTCCAGGTTCCCCACCGAATGGAAGGCTGATTCCTCCAGTGTAGTCAGCAGGTTCCCGGAGACGTTCAAGATGCGCAAGTAGTTGAGGCCTCTGAAGGCGTAGGGCTCCACGGTGGTGAGCTGCCCACCCACCAGCTGGATCTCCTGCAGCCGAAGCAGGTCGTGCAACATGGAGCCCTCAATGGTGAGGATGGGGTTGTAGGACAGGTTCAGGAACCTGAGATAAACTAAGTGCCTGACAGAGACATAAGGGATGGAAGTCAGATTGCAGTGGGTGATGGACAAGGATGTCAGGTTCAGTCCATAGAGGCAGTTGGATGTCATGGTATCCAGATAGGGCCAATGGGAGATCTCAAGGACCTTAAGCTTGTAGAGCCTCCTAAATGAGTAATCCCTGATGGCATTGATGTTCAGGTGGCGCAGCCTCAGCACAATCAAGCCGTGCAAGT
It encodes the following:
- the LINGO1 gene encoding leucine-rich repeat and immunoglobulin-like domain-containing nogo receptor-interacting protein 1 isoform X2; protein product: MIAGEVSMHNPILACWQPILLLMLGSVLSGSATGCPPRCECSAQERSVLCHRKRFIAVPEGIPTETRLLDLGKNRIKTLNQDEFANYPHLEELELNENIISAIEPGAFNNLFNLRTLGLRSNRLKLIPLGVFTGLSNLTKLDISENKIVILLDYMFQDLYNLKSLEVGDNDLVYISHRAFSGLNSLEQLTLEKCNLTSIPTEALSHLHGLIVLRLRHLNINAIRDYSFRRLYKLKVLEISHWPYLDTMTSNCLYGLNLTSLSITHCNLTSIPYVSVRHLVYLRFLNLSYNPILTIEGSMLHDLLRLQEIQLVGGQLTTVEPYAFRGLNYLRILNVSGNLLTTLEESAFHSVGNLETLILDNNPLACDCRLLWVFRRRWRLNFNKQQPTCSTPEFVQGKEFKDFPDVLLPNYFTCRRARIRDRKPQQIFVDEGHTVHFICRADGDPPPTIMWLSPRKHLISTKTSGRLTVFPDGTLEVRYAQIQDNGTYLCIASNAGGNDTMLAHLHVRSYSPDWPHQPNKTFAFISNQPNESDANSTRATVPFPFDIKTLIIATTMGFISFLGVVLFCLVLLFLWSRGKGNTKHNIEIEYVPRKSDAGISSADAPRKFNMKMI
- the LINGO1 gene encoding leucine-rich repeat and immunoglobulin-like domain-containing nogo receptor-interacting protein 1 isoform X1, producing MQVRDRMIAGEVSMHNPILACWQPILLLMLGSVLSGSATGCPPRCECSAQERSVLCHRKRFIAVPEGIPTETRLLDLGKNRIKTLNQDEFANYPHLEELELNENIISAIEPGAFNNLFNLRTLGLRSNRLKLIPLGVFTGLSNLTKLDISENKIVILLDYMFQDLYNLKSLEVGDNDLVYISHRAFSGLNSLEQLTLEKCNLTSIPTEALSHLHGLIVLRLRHLNINAIRDYSFRRLYKLKVLEISHWPYLDTMTSNCLYGLNLTSLSITHCNLTSIPYVSVRHLVYLRFLNLSYNPILTIEGSMLHDLLRLQEIQLVGGQLTTVEPYAFRGLNYLRILNVSGNLLTTLEESAFHSVGNLETLILDNNPLACDCRLLWVFRRRWRLNFNKQQPTCSTPEFVQGKEFKDFPDVLLPNYFTCRRARIRDRKPQQIFVDEGHTVHFICRADGDPPPTIMWLSPRKHLISTKTSGRLTVFPDGTLEVRYAQIQDNGTYLCIASNAGGNDTMLAHLHVRSYSPDWPHQPNKTFAFISNQPNESDANSTRATVPFPFDIKTLIIATTMGFISFLGVVLFCLVLLFLWSRGKGNTKHNIEIEYVPRKSDAGISSADAPRKFNMKMI